One genomic segment of Nitratidesulfovibrio sp. includes these proteins:
- a CDS encoding TIGR02117 family protein has translation MPPRQPHPHQSPNQPHGVLRRAPRHVLPWALRGLALAALGYVLAVAVLGAMPRPAGGLPLPACCPATGTARTATEQRQGMAPSDAPGQPAPAGGENAKMADAAMQKAPLVTIQVISNGVHADIVLPARVEGEPGLAEVLGLNGGSNRGTGNESGNKPVSETDVPPAPATRSTQVIQVPQTPQTPLTGNAHLAVGWGAREFYLATPTWGQMRPGVALRALVLAPAALHVEVMPGPPLPDADTRTLHLSRQGYRNLVAFVAASLNRDAEGRPVRIPVTQENGNTGYGPGSRFFEATGRFSPLHTCNTWAADALAAAGVRTPVWTPLPHFVLYHLPAAPR, from the coding sequence ATGCCGCCCCGCCAGCCGCACCCCCACCAGTCGCCGAACCAGCCACACGGCGTCCTGCGCCGCGCCCCGCGTCACGTGCTGCCATGGGCGCTGCGGGGGCTGGCGCTGGCGGCGCTGGGATACGTGCTGGCCGTGGCCGTGCTGGGCGCAATGCCGCGCCCTGCGGGTGGACTGCCTTTGCCCGCTTGCTGCCCGGCCACGGGGACCGCGCGCACTGCCACGGAACAGCGGCAGGGCATGGCCCCGTCGGATGCACCGGGCCAACCAGCCCCGGCGGGCGGCGAAAACGCGAAAATGGCGGACGCCGCAATGCAGAAAGCCCCGCTGGTGACCATCCAGGTGATCAGCAACGGGGTGCATGCGGACATCGTACTGCCCGCGCGGGTGGAAGGGGAACCGGGACTGGCGGAGGTGCTGGGCCTGAACGGCGGGTCAAACCGTGGGACAGGCAACGAATCGGGCAACAAGCCGGTCAGCGAAACGGACGTCCCGCCAGCCCCGGCTACCCGGAGTACCCAGGTTATCCAGGTTCCCCAGACTCCCCAGACTCCCCTGACGGGCAACGCCCATCTGGCCGTGGGCTGGGGCGCGCGGGAATTCTACCTGGCCACCCCCACCTGGGGTCAGATGCGCCCCGGCGTGGCCCTGCGGGCACTGGTCCTGGCACCCGCCGCCCTGCACGTGGAGGTGATGCCCGGCCCGCCGCTGCCAGATGCGGACACCCGCACCCTGCACCTGTCGCGGCAGGGCTACCGGAACCTCGTGGCCTTCGTGGCGGCCAGCCTGAACCGCGATGCCGAGGGGCGGCCCGTGCGCATCCCGGTCACGCAGGAAAACGGCAACACGGGCTACGGGCCGGGCAGCCGTTTTTTTGAAGCCACCGGACGCTTCAGCCCCTTGCACACCTGCAACACCTGGGCGGCAGACGCACTGGCCGCAGCCGGGGTACGCACCCCGGTGTGGACGCCCCTGCCCCACTTCGTGCTGTACCACCTGCCAGCCGCACCGCGCTGA
- a CDS encoding diguanylate cyclase — translation MDRPASVEATAPRPVAGSAWLFAALAAYCAATWLDANVFALGSHNLTPLRLGAGVAMVVCLRTRWQAMPLIAVLSLTVSLLAGPARHDALPLSCALSAAVSDALAGGMAAMLLQHVFAAPPASVPDLFRAVGTVCLPAAVAGSGVIALQQAVGGYVPWTQAGHMFATLAMAICLGLLLVYPLYRACAAQRHLTSRECRWVGGVLGGNLAFLLLSFNGYAGCIYFIMPLLVLLAYHARLHGLMLALAPSMMAVAYGATMGFGPFQMPTTNEAAFLLATFLCSTTMVTLGVALHNRQLLNADSTREMWEQKAMCDPLTGLFNRSRLDCALESELRRAQRSEDVLSLLMVDVDNFKAYNDIHGHLAGDACLRTVAHTLRTVAHRAQDIVARYGGEEFVCVLPGTAEAGAAQVAEHIRRAVAELCIVHPGNTPAGHVTVSVGVATVRGGHNATPDQLVDMADRALYRAKDEGRNRVFAAPQSLPPLACPHGGLRVPGALLRLAWSRSYECGEERIDTQHRQLFEMVNRLLTAFLDNAPRAACLALIHELLTALAEHFRDEEAVLRSRGYPDAEHHAELHATLLEAAGDLARRYEHANLPLDAALAVIAHEVVARHMLDDDTKFHPYVQATSEPRAA, via the coding sequence ATGGACCGTCCCGCATCCGTTGAAGCCACCGCGCCCCGGCCCGTTGCCGGTTCCGCCTGGCTTTTCGCCGCCCTTGCCGCCTACTGTGCCGCCACCTGGCTGGACGCCAACGTCTTTGCCCTGGGTTCGCACAACCTGACCCCGCTGCGCCTCGGCGCCGGGGTGGCCATGGTGGTATGCCTGCGCACCAGGTGGCAGGCCATGCCGCTCATCGCGGTCCTTTCGCTGACCGTGTCCCTGCTTGCCGGACCCGCCCGGCACGACGCGCTGCCCCTGTCCTGCGCCCTGTCCGCCGCCGTGTCCGATGCCCTTGCCGGGGGCATGGCCGCCATGCTCCTGCAACACGTGTTCGCCGCGCCCCCCGCCAGCGTGCCCGACCTGTTCCGCGCCGTGGGCACGGTCTGCCTGCCCGCCGCCGTGGCCGGATCCGGGGTCATCGCGCTGCAACAGGCCGTCGGGGGGTACGTGCCGTGGACTCAGGCCGGGCACATGTTCGCCACGCTGGCCATGGCGATCTGCCTGGGGTTGCTGCTGGTCTACCCGCTGTACCGGGCCTGCGCCGCGCAACGCCACCTCACCAGCCGAGAATGCCGTTGGGTGGGCGGCGTGCTGGGGGGCAACCTGGCATTCCTCCTGCTGTCCTTCAACGGGTATGCCGGGTGCATCTATTTCATCATGCCCCTGCTGGTGCTGCTGGCCTACCACGCCCGCCTGCACGGGCTGATGCTGGCCCTGGCGCCCTCCATGATGGCCGTGGCCTACGGCGCCACCATGGGCTTCGGACCATTCCAGATGCCCACCACGAACGAGGCGGCCTTTCTGCTGGCCACCTTCCTGTGCAGCACCACCATGGTGACGCTGGGGGTGGCCCTGCACAACCGCCAGTTGCTGAACGCCGACAGCACCCGCGAAATGTGGGAACAGAAGGCCATGTGCGACCCGCTGACCGGGCTGTTCAACAGAAGCCGCCTGGACTGCGCCCTGGAATCGGAACTGCGTCGCGCCCAGCGCTCGGAGGACGTGCTGTCGCTGCTCATGGTCGATGTGGACAACTTCAAGGCCTACAACGACATCCACGGGCACCTGGCGGGCGACGCCTGCCTGCGGACCGTGGCGCACACCCTGCGCACGGTGGCCCACCGCGCGCAGGATATTGTGGCCCGCTACGGCGGCGAGGAATTCGTCTGCGTGCTGCCCGGCACGGCGGAAGCCGGGGCGGCCCAGGTGGCCGAACACATCCGCCGGGCCGTGGCCGAACTGTGCATCGTCCACCCCGGCAACACCCCGGCGGGGCACGTCACCGTCAGCGTGGGCGTGGCCACGGTGCGCGGCGGTCACAACGCCACGCCGGACCAACTCGTCGACATGGCCGACAGGGCCCTGTACCGCGCAAAGGACGAAGGGCGGAACAGGGTGTTCGCGGCGCCGCAATCCCTGCCACCGCTGGCCTGCCCGCACGGCGGACTGCGCGTGCCGGGGGCACTGCTGCGCCTTGCGTGGAGCAGGTCGTACGAATGCGGCGAGGAGCGCATCGACACCCAGCACCGCCAACTGTTCGAGATGGTCAACCGGCTGCTGACCGCCTTTCTGGACAACGCCCCCCGCGCGGCCTGCCTGGCCCTCATCCACGAACTGCTCACTGCCCTTGCCGAACATTTCCGCGACGAGGAAGCCGTACTGCGCAGCCGGGGCTACCCCGACGCCGAACACCACGCGGAACTGCACGCCACCCTGCTGGAGGCGGCGGGCGACCTGGCCAGGCGCTACGAACACGCAAACCTTCCCCTGGACGCGGCGCTGGCGGTCATTGCCCACGAGGTGGTGGCGCGCCACATGCTGGACGACGACACCAAGTTCCACCCGTACGTGCAGGCAACGTCCGAGCCGCGCGCCGCCTGA